A region from the Kribbella shirazensis genome encodes:
- a CDS encoding MMPL family transporter yields MNRWIWRAGIAAVLIGWLVLGSLGGPTVGRLSEVQQNDNANFLPKAAESTLVADEAAKFTDSKALPYFVLVEREAGITADDLSKLKAFQEKLPTLDLGAGEKLGDYLAAPVTQAIPSADRKALLLTVQIDSDRAEELVEEGRTVLYAVADSMRTGIAQDLTPTGLQVYVTGPGGVLADFVVAFSGIDGILLGVALAVVFVILLIVYRSPILPIAVLLTAVLGLALAALVVYPLAKNGVLELNGQSQGILFILVVGAATDYSLLLVSRYKEELHDYESKYEAMRVAWRASIEPIAASAATVILGLLCLLLSQLGSTKGLGPVGALGIAGALIAAMTFLPAVLLAFGRRIFWPSIPRVDHVHSSDQVGGRKLWGRVSGLVGRRPRRVWVITVVALLACAAFLPTFKADGTTQGDLFLDEVESVTGQEQLAKHFEAGAGTPVQILTPADRADQVVQTATKVDGVGTASAAVAPGVPPKVVDGKVLVQATLKVPADSPEATKVVEHLRTELDKVSPDVLVGGNTAINLDVLDAAQRDLRVIIPTILAVIFVVLMLLLRSFTAAILLVAANVLSFGATVGVSALMFNHVFGFPGADPGIPLYAFVFLVALGIDYSIFLMTRVREESQRQGTRPGILVGLAVTGGVITSAGVVLAATFSALAVLPILFLVQIAFMVAFGVLLDTTVVRSLLVPALSHDIGPKVWWPSKLSKQE; encoded by the coding sequence GTTCACCGACTCCAAGGCCCTGCCGTACTTCGTCCTGGTCGAGCGCGAGGCCGGGATCACCGCCGACGACCTGAGCAAGCTCAAGGCGTTCCAGGAGAAGCTGCCGACGCTCGATCTCGGCGCCGGCGAGAAGCTCGGCGACTACCTGGCCGCTCCGGTCACGCAGGCGATCCCGTCGGCCGACCGCAAGGCGCTGCTGCTCACCGTCCAGATCGACAGCGATCGCGCCGAGGAGCTGGTCGAGGAGGGCCGGACGGTCCTGTACGCCGTTGCGGACAGTATGCGGACCGGCATCGCGCAGGACCTCACACCGACTGGTCTCCAGGTGTACGTGACCGGCCCCGGTGGCGTCCTGGCGGACTTCGTCGTCGCGTTCAGCGGGATCGACGGGATCCTCCTGGGCGTCGCGCTCGCGGTCGTGTTCGTGATCCTGCTGATCGTGTACCGCAGTCCGATCCTGCCGATCGCGGTACTGCTGACCGCGGTCCTCGGTCTCGCGCTCGCCGCGCTGGTGGTCTACCCGCTGGCGAAGAACGGCGTACTGGAGCTGAACGGTCAGAGCCAGGGCATCCTCTTCATCCTGGTCGTCGGAGCGGCGACGGACTACTCGCTGCTGCTCGTCTCTCGTTACAAAGAGGAGCTGCACGACTACGAGAGCAAGTACGAGGCGATGCGGGTCGCCTGGCGGGCGTCGATCGAACCGATCGCGGCCAGCGCCGCCACGGTCATCCTCGGGCTGCTCTGCCTGTTGCTCTCGCAGCTCGGCAGTACGAAGGGCCTCGGTCCGGTCGGCGCGCTCGGGATCGCGGGTGCGCTGATCGCGGCGATGACGTTCCTGCCCGCGGTCCTGCTCGCGTTCGGCCGGCGGATCTTCTGGCCGTCGATCCCGCGCGTCGACCACGTGCACTCGAGCGACCAGGTCGGCGGCCGCAAGCTCTGGGGCCGGGTGTCCGGGCTGGTCGGCCGGCGCCCGCGGCGGGTGTGGGTGATCACCGTCGTGGCGTTGCTGGCGTGTGCCGCGTTCCTGCCGACGTTCAAGGCCGACGGGACCACGCAGGGAGACCTGTTCCTCGACGAGGTCGAGTCCGTCACCGGACAGGAGCAGCTGGCCAAGCACTTCGAGGCCGGTGCCGGTACGCCGGTACAGATCCTGACCCCGGCGGACCGGGCGGATCAGGTGGTCCAGACCGCGACGAAGGTCGACGGCGTCGGCACGGCATCCGCCGCGGTCGCGCCCGGCGTACCGCCGAAGGTGGTCGACGGCAAAGTTCTGGTCCAGGCCACGCTGAAGGTGCCGGCCGACTCACCGGAGGCGACCAAGGTGGTCGAGCACCTGCGGACCGAGCTGGACAAGGTGAGCCCCGATGTTCTGGTCGGCGGCAACACCGCGATCAACCTCGACGTCCTGGACGCGGCACAACGCGACCTGCGGGTGATCATCCCGACCATCCTCGCGGTGATCTTCGTCGTGCTGATGCTGCTGCTGCGCTCGTTCACCGCCGCGATCCTGCTGGTGGCCGCGAACGTGCTCTCGTTCGGCGCGACCGTCGGCGTGAGCGCGCTGATGTTCAACCACGTCTTCGGGTTCCCGGGCGCGGATCCCGGCATCCCGTTGTACGCGTTCGTGTTCTTGGTTGCCCTGGGCATCGATTACTCGATCTTCCTGATGACCCGGGTCCGCGAGGAATCCCAGCGGCAGGGCACCCGCCCCGGCATCCTGGTCGGCCTGGCCGTCACCGGCGGCGTCATCACCTCCGCCGGCGTGGTCCTGGCCGCCACGTTCTCCGCCCTGGCCGTCCTCCCGATCCTCTTCCTGGTCCAGATCGCCTTCATGGTCGCGTTCGGCGTCCTCCTCGACACCACCGTCGTACGCTCCCTCCTCGTCCCCGCCCTGTCCCACGACATCGGCCCGAAGGTCTGGTGGCCGAGCAAACTCTCGAAACAGGAGTAG